The proteins below are encoded in one region of Erinaceus europaeus chromosome 15, mEriEur2.1, whole genome shotgun sequence:
- the SRRM2 gene encoding serine/arginine repetitive matrix protein 2 isoform X6 yields MLLEKDVNSGGKEETPGQRPAVTETHQLAELNEKKNERLRAAFGISDSYVDGSSFDPQRRAREAKQPAPEPPKPYSLVRESSSSRSPTPKQKKKKKKKDRGRRSESSSPRRERKKSSKKKKHRSESESKKRKHRSPTPKSKRKSKDKKRKRRSRSTTPAPKSRRAHRSTSADSASSSDTSRSRSRSAAAKTHTTTLTGRSPSPASECRGEGGAPSKEPGASSAGQSGSPEPSAKQPSSPSEDKDKDKKEKSATRPSPSPERSSTGPEPPGPTLLLAEQQGGSPQALTATPLSQEPVNPPNEASPPRGRSPPKSPEKPPPSSSESCPPSPQLTKASRHASSSPESPKPAPPPGSRREASSSPASKSRSHGRAKRDKSHSHTPQRGGRSRSPATTKRGARSRSRTPTKRGHSRSRSPQWRRSRSAQRWGQSRSPQRRGRSRSPQRPGWSRSRNTQRRGRSRSARRGRSQSRSPATRGRSRSRTPARRGRSRSRTPARRRSRSRTPARRRSRSRSPVRRGRSRSRSVRRRSRTRSVRRRSRSRSPARRGGRSRSRSAARRGGRSRSRSAARRGGRSRSRSAARRGGQSRSRSPARRVRSRSRTPVRRRSRSRSLVRRGRSHSRTPQRRGRSGSSSERKNKSRTSQRRSRSNSSPEMKKSRVSSRRSRSLSSPPSKAKSRLSLRRSLSGSSPCPKQKSQTPLRRSHSGSPQLKAKSRTPPTHSRSGSSPPPSQKSKTSLSQSRSSLSPQPKVKSGTSPRRESVTSPQASEQSTPPQRQSRSESSPDPEVKCKTPLRLSFSGSSPPRGKPSTSPRWSRPGSSSPQPKIKAVTSPTQSHSGSSSPSPSRVTSKTPPRQSRSESPCLKVESRLLGRHSRSRSSSPDTEVKPETPPRQSHSGSSSPNSKVTQTTPGQCLSGSKSPCSQEKPEESPVGSFTTCPGVKSSTPSGEGYYGFPSLQHKGQSEISPDSGSDTSSPEARQSHSESLLLQSKSQVCKGDRSRSSSPVTELSSMSPKRQDGNELATSPILKSGMSPEQSRVVSDSSLLAAFDSNSVLGQSRLESSELKENTGLALQEGATASSPPPRDKLSPLVQDRSDFSPVFKDAARTPSRESGGLGSSPDTKDQSSPLAKKSQDDEIMEVAEKSEESLSQPLPHLSPETKEMTGSNFESSPEMEDRPAVSLTFEQSQSQTLQAEVSAATSTWSGPPFSPEHKEPSHSPGRDNSCGSPLELRDTGLVAEANAGLSPEVKDVNGPFTNQLETDPSLDVKEQSTRSSRHSSSELSPDAVEKAGVSSNQSASPVLDAIPRTPSRERSSSVSSPELKDGLPRTPSRRSRSGSSPGLRDGSGSPSRHSLSGSSPGMKDVPRTPSRGRSECDSSPEPKALPQTPRPRSRSPSSPEMNNKCLTPQRERSGSESSVEQKAVARTPLGQRSQSESSQEVDGKPPSISPQEGSESDSSPDSKAKTRVPLRQRSHSGSSPEVDSKSRPSPRRSRSGSSPEMQEKPRAAARAQSASDSSPEPKVPVSRALPRRSRSGSSSKGRGPSPEGSSSSESSPEHPPKSRAARRSSRLSPEPKTKSRTPPRRRGSRSSELTRKTRLSRRSRSASSSPETRSRTPPRRRRSPSVSSPEPVEKSRSSRRRRSVSSPRTKTTSRRGRSPSPKLRGLQRSRSRSRREKTRTTRRRDRSGSSQSTSRRRQRSRSRSRLTRRRRGGSGYRSRSPARQESSRTSRRRRGRSRTPPTSRKRSRSRTSPAPWKRSRSRASPTTHRRSRSRTPLVSRRRSRSRTSPVSRRRSRSRTSVTRRRSRSRASPVSRRRSRSRTPPVTRRRSRSRTPARRRSRSRTPLVTRRRSRSRTPLVTRRRSRSRTSPITRRRSRSRTSPVTRRRSRSRTSPVTRRRSRSRTSPVTRRRSRSRTPPVIRRRSRSRTPLLPRKRSRSRSPVVIRRRSRSRTPRTTRGKRSLTRSPPAIRRRSASGSSSDRSRSATPPATRNHSGSRTPPVALSSSRMSCFSRPSMSPTPLDRCRSPGLLEPLGNSRTPMSVLQQSGGSMLDTPGPRIPDHPRSSVPENHAQSRIALALTAISLGTARPPPAMSAASLAARMAQVPAPVPLMSLRTAPAASLASRIPAASAAAMNLAGARTPAIPTAVNLPDSRTPATAAAMTLASPRTAVAPSAVNLTDPRTPTAPAVNLAGARTPAALAALSLSGSGTPPAAASYPSSSRTPQAPAPANLVGPRSAHTSAPVNIASSRTPPALAPASLTSARMAPALSGANLTSPRVPLSAYECISGRASPPLLDPARSRTPPGGPGSRTPPSASSQSRMSSEQAASPASRMVQASSQSALPPAQDGPRSPVPAAFSDQSRSLLAQSTPAAGSQPLSSGTVAKTVSSGDHDGMLAGPVAGASHPEGGEPPASTGAQQSSALAALQPAKERRSSSSSSSSSSSSSSSSSSSSSSSSSGSSSSDSEGSSLPAQPEVAPKRVPSPIPAPKEAIREGRPQEPTPAKRKRRSSSSSSSSSSSSSSSSSSSSSSSSSSSSSSSSSSSSSSSSSPSPAKLGPQALPKPASPKKPPPGEQRSRSPRKPIDSLRDSRSLSYSPAERRRPSPQPSPRDQQSSSSERGSRRGQRGDSRSPGQKRRRETPSPRPTRHRSSRSP; encoded by the exons AAATCTGCAACTCGACCTAGTCCCTCTCCGGAAAGGAGCAGCACAGGCCCAGAACCACCTGGTCCCACTTTGCTCCTTGCTGAGCAACAAGGCGGCTCCCCACAAGCCCTTACAGCAACTCCCTTGAGTCAGGAGCCAGTGAATCCCCCAAACGAGGCCTCCCCACCTCGTGGCCGTTCACCTCCTAAGTCTCCTGAGAAACCTCCCCCGTCTTCCTCAGAGAGCTGCCCGCCATCCCCTCAACTTACCAAAGCTTCTCGGCATGCCAGCTCTTCCCCAGAAAGTCCTAAAcccgcaccaccacctggatcccgCCGAGAGGCTTCTTCTTCTCCCGCATCTAAAAGTCGCTCACATGGCCGAGCAAAGCGGGATAAGTCACATTCTCATACTCCCCAGAGAGGGGGCCGGTCTCGTAGCCCTGCCACTACTAAGAGGGGTGCGAGGTCTCGATCTCGAACCCCTACCAAGAGAGGTCATTCTCGATCCCGGTCCCCTCAGTGGCGTAGGTCCCGGTCTGCACAGAGGTGGGGACAATCTAGAAGCCCTCAGCGGCGTGGCCGCTCCAGGTCTCCTCAGCGACCAGGCTGGTCCAGGAGCAGAAATACCCAGAGAAGAGGCAGGTCTAGGTCAGCCCGGCGAGGCAGGTCACAATCAAGATCTCCAGCAACTAGAGGGAGATCTCGCTCTAGAACACCAGCCCGGCGAGGCAGGTCGCGTTCTAGAACACCTGCCAGACGGAGATCACGGTCCAGAACACCGGCCAGGCGCAGGTCTCGTAGCAGATCACCAGTCCGGAGGGGCAGGTCTCGCTCTAGATCTGTTAGGCGTAGATCTAGAACCCGATCGGTACGACGGCGGTCTCGTAGTAGATCACCAGCCAGGCGAGGTGGCCGGTCACGCTCTAGATCTGCAGCCAGGCGAGGTGGCCGGTCACGCTCTAGATCTGCAGCCAGGCGAGGTGGCCGGTCACGCTCTAGATCTGCAGCCAGGCGAGGTGGCCAGTCACGCTCTAGAAGCCCAGCCAGGAGAGTGAGATCTCGGTCTAGGACACCTGTAAGACGAAGATCCCGAAGTAGAAGTCTAGTTAGACGGGGAAGGTCCCATTCTAGAACACCCCAAAGAAGAGGCAGATCTGGTTCATCATCAGAGCGGAAGAATAAATCCAGAACATCACAGAGAAGGAGCAGGTCCAACTCTAGTCCCGAAATGAAAAAGTCACGAGTTTCTTCAAGGCGGAGCAGATCGCTCTCTTCACCACCCTCCAAAGCAAAGTCTCGCCTGTCTTTAAGGCGAAGTCTTTCAGGATCTTCTCCATGCCCTAAACAAAAGTCTCAGACACCATTGAGGCGAAGTCACTCTGGATCACCCCAACTTAAAGCAAAATCTAGAACACCACCAACGCACAGTCGCTCTGGTTCTTCTCCACCTCCTAGCCAGAAATCGAAAACTTCATTAAGTCAGAGTCGTTCCAGTTTGTCCCCTCAACCTAAAGTAAAATCTGGAACTTCACCAAGGCGGGAGTCAGTAACCAGTCCCCAGGCAAGTGAACAGTCTACACCACCGCAGAGGCAGAGCCGTTCAGAATCATCTCCTGACCCTGAGGTGAAATGTAAGACCCCTTTAAGACTCAGCTTCTCTGGATCTTCTCCTCCTAGAGGGAAACCCAGCACATCTCCGAGATGGAGCCGACCTGGGTCTTCATCTCCACAACCCAAAATCAAGGCAGTGACATCACCCACCCAAAGCCATTCTGGCTCCTCTTCTCCAAGCCCTAGTAGGGTGACATCTAAAACACCTCCAAGGCAGAGCAGATCCGAGTCTCCCTGTTTGAAGGTGGAATCTAGATTGTTGGGAAGGCACAGCCGTTCCAGGTCCTCCTCACCAGATACCGAAGTGAAACCTGAGACACCACCAAGACAAAGTCACTCAGGCTCTTCTTCACCAAACTCCAAAGTAACCCAGACAACACCAGGGCAGTGTCTTTCTGGATCCAAGTCACCGTGTTCCCAAGAGAAGCCTGAAGAGTCACCCGTAGGATCATTCACCACCTGTCCTGGAGTAAAATCCAGTACACCATCAGGAGAGGGCTATTATGGCTTTCCATCTCTGCAGCACAAAGGACAGTCTGAAATATCACCAGACTCTGGATCTGACACTTCCAGTCCAGAAGCAAGACAGAGTCATTCTGAGTCTCTGCTTCTGCAAAGCAAATCTCAAGTATGTAAGGGTGATCGGTCCAGATCCTCATCTCCCGTCACAGAACTGAGCTCCATGTCCCCTAAAAGACAAGATGGAAATGAACTGGCAACAAGTCCCATCCTGAAATCTGGGATGTCTCCTGAACAGAGCAGGGTAGTGTCTGACTCTTCTCTGTTGGCTGCCTTTGACTCTAACTCTGTTTTGGGGCAGAGTAGATTGGAGTCCTCTGAATTGAAAGAGAATACTGGCTTAGCCCTTCAGGAGGGTGCTACTGCTTCATCTCCTCCACCAAGAGACAAGCTGAGTCCTCTGGTGCAGGATAGGTCTGACTTCTCACCCGTGTTCAAAGATGCAGCTCGAACTCCGTCAAGGGAAAGTGGTGGCCTTGGGTCATCTCCAGACACAAAAGACCAAAGTAGTCCACTAGCTAAGAAAAGCCAAGATGATGAAATAATGGAGGTGGCGGAGAAATCTGAGGAGTCCCTGAGCCAGCCCCTTCCCCATTTGTCTccagaaacaaaagaaatgacTGGAAGTAATTTTGAGTCATCTCCTGAGATGGAAGACAGGCCTGCTGTTTCTTTGACATTTGAGCAAAGCCAGTCGCAGACTCTGCAAGCAGAAGTCTCTGCAGCAACCTCCACGTGGAGCGGGCCACCGTTTTCTCCAGAACACAAGGAACCTTCTCACTCCCCTGGTAGGGACAATAGCTGTGGCTCACCATTGGAACTTAGAGATACAGGCCTCGTTGCAGAAGCAAACGCTGGACTTTCTCCTGAGGTTAAAGATGTGAATGGACCGTTTACTAATCAGCTGGAGACAGATCCGTCTCTAGATGTGAAAGAACAATCCACAAGGTCTTCCAGACACAGCAGTTCTGAGTTGTCCCCAGATGCAGTGGAAAAGGCAGGAGTGTCTTCAAATCAGAGTGCTTCACCTGTGCTCGATGCCATACCCAGAACACCCTCTAGGGAAAGAAGTAGTTCTGTATCTTCCCCTGAGCTGAAAGACGGTTTACCCAGAACCCCTTCAAGGAGAAGCAGATCTGGGTCTTCCCCTGGACTGAGAGACGGGTCAGGGAGTCCATCAAGGCACAGTTTATCCGGGTCCTCTCCTGGAATGAAGGATGTACCTAGAACACCATCCAGGGGGAGAAGTGAGTGCGATTCTTCTCCAGAACCAAAAGCTTTGCCTCAGACTCCCAGGCCAAGGAGTCGTTCTCCGTCCTCCCCAGAGATGAACAACAAGTGTCTTACTccccagagagaaagaagtggaTCAGAATCCTCAGTTGAGCAGAAGGCTGTGGCTAGGACTCCTCTTGGCCAGAGAAGTCAGTCTGAATCTTCGCAAGAAGTTGACGGGAAACCACCCAGTATCTCCCCTCAGGAAGGAAGTGAGTCTGACTCTTCTCCAGATTCTAAGGCCAAGACACGTGTGCCGCTCAGACAGAGGAGTCACTCTGGGTCCTCCCCAGAGGTTGACAGCAAGTCTCGACCTTCTCCCAGGCGCAGTCGTTCTGGCTCATCCCCTGAAATGCAAGAGAAGCCAAGAGCAGCAGCCAGGGCACAGAGCGCTTCGGATTCCTCGCCTGAGCCCAAGGTTCCTGTGTCCCGGGCCCTTCCCAGACGAAGCAGGTCTGGGTCTTCCAGCAAAGGCAGAGGCCCTTCTCCTGAGGGGAGCAGCAGTTCTGAGTCCTCTCCAGAACACCCCCCCAAATCCAGAGCTGCTAGGAGAAGTTCTAGATTATCACCAGAACCAAAGACCAAGTCTCGAACCCCCCCTCGCCGTCGTGGCTCTCGGTCATCCGAACTGACCAGGAAGACGAGGCTCTCCCGCCGAAGCCGCTCTGCCTCGTCCTCACCAGAAACCCGCTCTCGAACTCCGCCGAGGCGCCGGCGAAGTCCTTCGGTGTCATCCCCAGAGCCAGTTGAGAAGTCGAGGTCCTCACGGCGACGACGTTCAGTTTCCTCTCCACGCACCAAGACCACTTCAAGGAGAGGGCGTTCTCCTTCACCAAAGCTTCGTGGGCTACAGAGGTCCCGGTCCCGCTCAAGGCGGGAGAAAACCAGAACCACCCGACGCCGGGATAGGTCTGGTTCCTCTCAGTCCACCTCCCGGAGAAGACAGCGGAGCCGTTCAAGATCTCGGCTTACTCGGAGGCGCAGGGGGGGTTCTGGTTACCGGTCAAGGTCTCCAGCTCGGCAGGAGAGCTCTCGAACTTCTCGACGCAGAAGAGGCCGCTCCCGCACACCCCCAACCAGCCGCAAGCGCTCCCGCTCGCGTACATCACCGGCGCCATGGAAACGCTCCAGGTCCCGGGCCTCTCCAACCACTCACCGGAGATCCAGGTCCAGGACGCCCCTGGTCAGCCGGCGGAGGTCCAGGTCTCGGACCTCCCCAGTCAGCCGGCGGCGGTCACGGTCCAGGACCTCTGTCACTCGCCGAAGATCTCGGTCTAGAGCGTCCCCAGTGAGTCGGAGGCGATCTAGGTCTAGAACACCACCAGTCACCCGTCGAAGGTCAAGGTCCAGGACCCCTGCTCGCCGCCGCTCCCGGTCTAGAACTCCACTAGTGACTCGCAGAAGGTCCAGATCAAGGACTCCGCTGGTGACCAGAAGGCGGTCTCGAAGCAGAACCTCACCCATCACACGCAGAAGATCAAGATCTAGAACCTCCCCAGTCACCCGGAGGAGGTCTCGATCTCGCACTTCACCGGTAACGCGCAGGCGGTCCCGCTCTCGAACCTCCCCGGTGACACGCCGTCGTTCCAGGTCACGCACCCCTCCAGTCATTCGCCGTCGTTCTAGGTCTCGGACCCCGCTTCTGCCACGCAAGCGTTCTCGAAGTCGCTCACCTGTTGTTATTCGGCGCCGATCTCGATCCCGTACCCCGAGAACAACACGGGGCAAGCGGTCCCTTACAAGGTCTCCTCCTGCCATCCGCCGGCGTTCTGCATCTGGAAGTAGCTCCGACCGCTCTCGATCTGCTACTCCTCCAGCCACCAGGAATCACTCTGGCTCTCGAACTCCCCCAGTGGCTCTCAGCAGCTCTCGGATGAGCTGCTTCAGTCGTCCCAGCATGTCCCCAACTCCTCTCGACCGCTGTAGGTCACCTGGACTGCTGGAGCCCCTCGGCAACTCGAGAACGCCCATGTCTGTCCTGCAGCAAAGTGGTGGCTCCATGCTGGATACTCCAGGTCCTCGAATCCCTGATCACCCCAGGTCGTCTGTGCCAGAAAACCACGCTCAGTCTCGAATCGCGCTTGCTCTGACAGCCATCAGTCTCGGCACCGCCCGGCCGCCTCCGGCCATGTCTGCCGCCAGCCTCGCTGCAAGAATGGCCCAGGTTCCGGCGCCTGTGCCTCTTATGAGTCTCCGGACGGCACCAGCCGCCAGCCTTGCCAGCAGGATACCCGCAGCCTCTGCAGCAGCCATGAACTTGGCCGGCGCCAGGACACCTGCCATCCCAACTGCAGTGAACCTGCCCGACTCGAGAACACCAGCCacggcagcagccatgaccctgGCCAGCCCCAGAACAGCGGTGGCACCTTCGGCTGTGAACCTCACTGACCCTCGCACCCCCACAGCCCCAGCCGTGAACCTCGCAGGAGCCAGAACCCCAGCTGCCTTGGCTGCTCTGAGCCTCTCAGGATCTGGCACCCCACCCGCTGCCGCGAGCTATCCCTCCAGCTCCAGAACACCCCAGGCACCGGCCCCTGCGAACCTGGTGGGCCCCCGGTCTGCACACACCTCGGCCCCAGTGAACATCGCCAGCTCAAGAACCCCTCCGGCCTTGGCCCCTGCGAGCCTCACCAGCGCTAGAATGGCTCCGGCCTTGTCTGGTGCAAACCTCACCAGCCCCAGGGTGCCCCTCTCTGCCTACGAGTGCATCAGTGGCAGAGCCTCACCACCACTTCTCGACCCGGCCAGGTCCAGAACCCCACCCGGTGGCCCAGGCTCCAGAACCCCGCCGTCTGCCTCGAGTCAGTCCAGGATGAGCTCGGAACAGGCTGCCTCTCCTGCCTCTCGGATGGTCCAGGCCTCCTCACAGTCAGCTCTCCCGCCCGCCCAGGATGGACCTAGGTCCCCTGTGCCAGCAGCTTTTTCTGATCAGTCCCGGTCTTTGCTTGCCCAGTCCACCCCGGCAGCTGGGTCTCAGCCCCTCTCCTCTGGGACGGTGGCAAAGACCGTGTCCTCTGGCGACCACGATGGCATGCTTGCTGGCCCTGTTGCTGGGGCATCtcaccctgagggtggggagccacCCGCCTCTACCGGGGCCCAGCAATCTTCTGCGCTGGCTGCCCTGCAGCCGGCAAAGGAGCGACGgagctcttcctcctcatcctcctcaagctcctcctcctcgtcctcttcATCATCTTCGTCATCTTCATCATCCTCCGGCTCCAGTTCCAGCGACTCAGAGGGCTCTAGCCTTCCAGCTCAGCCTGAGGTAGCGCCGAAGAG GGTCCCCAGCCCCATACCAGCCCCGAAGGAGGCCATTCGAGAGGGCCGTCCTCAGGAGCCGACCCCAGCCAAAAGGAAGAGGCGCTCTAGCAGCTCTAGCTCcagctcctcttcttcctcctcctcatcctcctcctcctcctcctcctcctcctcttcatcatcctcttcatcctcctcctcctcctcctcctcctcttcctcctctccctcccctgctaAGCTTGGCCCCCAGGCCTTGCCCAAACCTGCAAGCCCCAAGAAGCCACCCCCTGGCGAGCAGAG GTCCCGAAGCCCCCGGAAGCCGATCGACTCCCTCCGGGACTCCAGGTCCCTTAGCTACTCACCTGCAGAGCGCCGCCGCCCCTCACCCCAACCATCACCCCGGGACCAGCAGAG CAGCAGCAGTGAGCGTGGTTCCCGGAGAGGCCAGCGTGGGGACAGTCGCTCCCCAGGGCAGAAGCGTAGGAGGGAGACACCCAGTCCCCGCCCCACCAGACACCGCTCCTccag GTCTCCGTGA